In Lycium ferocissimum isolate CSIRO_LF1 chromosome 11, AGI_CSIRO_Lferr_CH_V1, whole genome shotgun sequence, a single genomic region encodes these proteins:
- the LOC132038571 gene encoding glycine-rich RNA-binding protein blt801-like produces MKGLNTALQLSALHLVATSASFQEVVDHVQTVEGVKQDGYVKYVEKKARYGGHREATKCLASQPEGSQAKAPGYGGYSISSVSIQRPMLDHGCFECREIGNFKRNYPRLRQGGQGAQFQAPKAPASGRGGGSYGGNRAQTGRGGHTAGRGGTQPNRGGFQSGRGGHQPGRGGAQAV; encoded by the exons ATGAAAGGGTTGAACACTGCTCTTCAATTGTCAGCTCTTCATCTTGTAGCCACAAGTGCTTCCTTCCAGGAAGTGGTAGATCATGTTCAGACTGTTGAGGGTGTTAAACAGGATGGGTATGttaagtatgtagaaaagaaggcCCGATACGGTG GCCATCGAGAGGCCACCAAGTGCTTAGCTAGTCAGCCAGAGGGTTCACAGGCCAAAGCTCCAGGCTATGGTGGTTATTCGATTTCTTCAGTTTCTATTCAGCGTCCGATGCTAGACCACGGATGCTTTGAGTGTCGTGAGATAGggaatttcaagagaaattatcccAGACTTAGGCAAGGTGGCCAGGGTGCTCAGTTTCAGGCTCCCAAAGCTCCAGCATCAGGTAGAGGGGGAGGATCTTATGGTGGAAACCGTGCTCAGACTGGGCGTGGTGGTCACACAGCTGGTAGAGGTGGCACCCAGCCTAACAGAGGCGGGTTTCAGTCAGGTAGAGGTGGACATCAGCCCGGCAGGGGCGGAGCTCAGGCAGTGTAG